A region from the Mustela erminea isolate mMusErm1 chromosome 10, mMusErm1.Pri, whole genome shotgun sequence genome encodes:
- the ZFP69B gene encoding zinc finger protein 69 homolog B isoform X3, protein MLENYGNLVSVGYQLSKPGVISQLEKGEEPWLIERERSGSPSSDLENKTETREAALKNDISWEELHHGLMKEQSTRGSTLYSTLGRVSKCDKLESHQENQGMGDGKIPLTHRKTLTQERGREPNRFEKSTNMSSKVIPRPEGPPRIKDHKYDISRKRSRYNLDLINHSRSYPRMKTFECNICEKIFKQLIHLTEHMRIHTGEKPFRCKECGKAFSQSSSLIPHQRIHTGEKPYECKECGKTFRHPSSLTQHVRIHTGEKPYECGVCEKAFSQSIGLIQHLRTHVREKPFTCKDCGKEFFQIRHLRQHEIIHTGVKPYICNVCSKTFSHSTYLTQHQRTHTGERPYKCKECGKAFSQRIHLSIHQRVHTGVKPYKCSHCGKAFRHDSSFAKHQRIHTGEKPYDCNECGKAFSCSSSLIRHCKTHLRSTFSSDM, encoded by the exons atgctggagaactaTGGGAACCTGGTCTCAGTGG GATATCAGCTCTCCAAACCTGGTGTGATTTCCCAgttggagaagggagaagagccaTGGCtgatcgagagagagagatcaggaagtCCAAGTTCAG ACTTggagaataaaacagaaaccagGGAGGCAGCCTTAAAGAATGATATTTCATGGGAAGAATTACACCATGGCCTAATGAAGGAACAGTCCACAAGAGGAAGCACCTTATATTCAACACTGGGAAGAGTCTCCAAATGTGATAAGTTAGAAAGCCACCAGGAAAACCAAGGAATGGGTGATGGGAAAATCCCCTTGACGCACAGGAAAACACTCACTCAGGAGAGAGGCCGAGAACCTAACAGATTTGAGAAAAGTACTAACATGAGCTCAAAAGTTATTCCCAGACCAGAAGGTCCTCCAAGAATAAAAGACCATAAGTATGATATATCTAGAAAGAGAAGTAGATACAATTTAGATTTGATCAATCATTCAAGGAGTTACCCAAGAATGAAAACCTTTGAATGTAATATTTGTGAAAAAATCTTCAAACAGCTCATTCACCTTACAGAACACatgagaattcatactggagagaaacctttccgatgtaaagaatgtggaaaagcctttagCCAAAGTTCATCCCTTATTCCACATCAGAGAATccatactggtgagaaaccctatgaatgtaaggaatgtgggaaaaccttcagACATCCATCATCTCTTACTCAACATGTTAGaatccacactggggagaagccctatgaatgtGGCGTATGTGAGAAAGCATTCAGCCAGAGCATTGGGCTGATCCAGCATCTGAGAACTCATGTTAGAGAGAAACCTTTCACCTGCAAAGACTGTGGAAAAGAATTTTTCCAGATTAGACACCTTAGGCAACATGAGATTATTCATACGGGTGTGAAACCCTACATTTGTAATGTATGCAGTAAAACCTTCAGCCATAGCACCTACCTAACTCAACACCAGAGAACTCATACTGGGGAAAGACCCtataaatgtaaggaatgtgggaaagcctttagcCAGAGAATTCATCTTTCTATTCATCAGAGAGTCCACACAGGAGTAAAACCTTATAAATGCAGTCATTGTGGGAAAGCCTTTAGGCACGATTCATCCTTTGCtaaacatcagagaattcatactggagaaaaaccttacgactgtaatgaatgtggaaaagccttcagcTGTAGTTCATCACTTATTAGACATTGCAAAACACATTTAAGAAGTACCTTCAGCAGTGATATGTGA